Proteins encoded by one window of Xanthomonas sp. DAR 80977:
- a CDS encoding HIT domain-containing protein — translation MSDFVLDPRLEADSAFVADGPLSQVRLMDDARFPWLLLVPRVAGASEWIDLDGGQQRLLLAEINQLSQLLRGEPGVQKLNLGALGNIVRQLHVHVVGRHAGDAAWPGPVWGSGAAQRLPAEALQTRVAAWRQRLR, via the coding sequence ATGAGCGATTTCGTGCTCGATCCGCGGCTGGAAGCCGACAGCGCGTTCGTCGCCGACGGCCCGCTGTCGCAGGTGCGGCTGATGGACGACGCGCGCTTCCCGTGGCTCCTGCTGGTGCCGCGCGTGGCCGGCGCCAGCGAATGGATCGATCTGGACGGCGGCCAGCAGCGCCTGCTGCTGGCCGAGATCAACCAGCTCTCGCAGCTGCTGCGCGGCGAACCCGGGGTGCAGAAACTCAATCTCGGCGCGCTGGGCAATATCGTGCGCCAGCTGCACGTGCATGTGGTCGGGCGCCACGCTGGCGACGCGGCCTGGCCGGGACCGGTGTGGGGCAGCGGCGCGGCGCAGCGGCTGCCTGCCGAGGCGCTGCAGACCCGTGTTGCGGCGTGGCGGCAACGGCTACGATAG
- a CDS encoding helicase HerA-like domain-containing protein: MDPILLGKGVTDDIAVLLQPRLGNRHGLVAGATGTGKTVTLMTLAEGFSRIGVPVFMADVKGDVAGLAVAGDGSEKVLQRAKDIGVADYAPAANPVVFWDLYGQLGHPVRTTVSEMGPTLLARILELNDTQAGVLDIVFKLADDRGLLLLDLDDLRALLALVVEQRKDISTEYGLVSAPSVAAIQRALLRLAQDGGEGFFGEPALDLAELMRVGSDGRGVIGILAAAQLVLKPRLYSTFLLWLLSELFERLPEVGDLDKPKLVFVFDEAHLLFDDAPPALVQRIEQVVRLIRSKGVGVYFCSQFPDDVPDNILGQLGNRVQHALRAYTPRDQKAVRTAAETFVANPKLDVAKAISQLGTGEALVSTLQDKGVPSPVQQTLIAPPRCRMGAISDAERAQVRAGSVVGNRYDTAVNRESAAELLARRVEQVAEQTAAPAARTREQDDAQDSGFGQAVKDAVFGTKRRQGMLEAMAKQTSRTVGNRIGQQIVRGIFGSIFGGKR; encoded by the coding sequence ATGGACCCGATCCTGCTGGGCAAAGGCGTGACCGACGACATCGCGGTGCTGCTGCAGCCGCGCCTGGGCAATCGCCATGGGCTGGTCGCCGGCGCCACCGGCACCGGCAAGACCGTGACCCTGATGACCCTGGCCGAAGGCTTCTCGCGGATCGGCGTGCCGGTGTTCATGGCCGACGTGAAGGGCGACGTGGCCGGGCTGGCGGTGGCCGGCGACGGCAGCGAGAAAGTGCTGCAGCGCGCCAAGGACATCGGCGTGGCCGACTACGCCCCGGCCGCCAACCCGGTGGTGTTCTGGGACCTGTACGGCCAGCTCGGGCACCCGGTGCGCACCACCGTCAGCGAGATGGGGCCGACCCTGCTGGCGCGGATCCTGGAGCTCAACGACACCCAGGCCGGCGTGCTCGACATCGTGTTCAAGCTGGCCGACGACCGCGGCCTGCTGCTGCTCGACCTGGACGACCTGCGCGCGCTGCTGGCGCTGGTGGTGGAGCAGCGCAAGGACATCTCCACCGAATACGGGCTGGTCAGCGCGCCGTCGGTGGCGGCGATCCAGCGCGCGCTGCTGCGCCTGGCGCAGGACGGCGGCGAAGGCTTCTTCGGCGAGCCGGCGCTGGACCTGGCCGAGCTGATGCGGGTCGGCAGCGACGGCCGCGGCGTGATCGGCATCCTCGCCGCCGCGCAGCTGGTGCTCAAGCCGCGCCTGTACTCGACCTTCCTGCTGTGGCTGCTGTCGGAACTGTTCGAACGGCTGCCGGAAGTGGGCGACCTCGACAAGCCCAAGCTGGTGTTCGTGTTCGACGAGGCGCACCTGCTGTTCGACGACGCGCCGCCGGCGCTGGTGCAGCGCATCGAGCAGGTGGTGCGGCTGATCCGCTCCAAGGGCGTGGGCGTGTACTTCTGCTCGCAGTTCCCCGACGACGTGCCGGACAACATCCTCGGCCAGCTCGGCAACCGCGTGCAGCACGCGCTGCGCGCCTACACCCCGCGCGACCAGAAGGCGGTGCGCACCGCCGCCGAGACCTTCGTGGCCAATCCCAAGCTGGACGTGGCCAAGGCCATTTCCCAGCTCGGCACCGGCGAGGCGCTGGTGTCGACGCTGCAGGACAAGGGCGTGCCGTCGCCGGTGCAGCAGACCCTGATCGCGCCGCCGCGCTGCCGGATGGGCGCGATCTCCGACGCCGAGCGCGCGCAGGTGCGCGCCGGCAGCGTGGTCGGCAACCGCTACGACACCGCGGTCAACCGCGAGTCGGCGGCGGAACTGCTGGCGCGGCGGGTCGAGCAGGTGGCCGAGCAGACCGCGGCACCGGCGGCGCGCACGCGCGAGCAGGACGACGCGCAGGACAGCGGCTTCGGCCAGGCGGTCAAGGACGCGGTGTTCGGCACCAAGCGCCGCCAGGGCATGCTGGAGGCGATGGCCAAGCAGACCTCGCGCACCGTCGGCAACCGCATCGGCCAGCAGATCGTGCGCGGCATCTTCGGCAGCATCTTCGGCGGCAAGCGCTGA
- a CDS encoding rhomboid family intramembrane serine protease, which yields MLILPLHKPLSRENFPLVTLLLVLLNAAVYFGWQRQDAVPLQQAQRYYLDSGLGAHEAPAYARYLQRSGRGDALAEFERMPPAEQARFVGPATVSDVRFAQALRSGDAFADADAQQAWAPLRARYDALLERVFTLRHLQRSSEWSPARMLSAAFLHGDALHLFGNMLFLVVLGTLLEGAIGRWRFLLVYLLGAFGSSAVSLWWRWGEAGGGLGASGAIAALMGAFCVVWGRRPVRFFYWFAVVFDYVRGPAIALLPLWLGWELYNLLANGDAGIGFDAHAGGLVVGALLGAALVATRQTREAFMRDEAVAAADDRWERAQRHLGRLENREAALLLDDLAAEQPRRFDVAQARYRVARNAGDARAAQARAIEVLRLPAATAQEAQAQVALLGDCAAGAIAVDAATRALLFDRWLALGRLRDAEALLAQEAAAVPRAEQAQHWFRLALGHGEQQAAAEWRRLLLAVIERYPDLPQADKARFLLANA from the coding sequence ATGCTGATCCTGCCGTTGCACAAGCCGCTGTCGCGGGAGAATTTTCCGCTGGTCACGCTGCTGCTGGTGCTGCTCAACGCGGCGGTCTATTTCGGCTGGCAGCGCCAGGACGCCGTGCCGCTGCAACAGGCGCAGCGCTACTACCTCGATTCCGGGCTCGGCGCGCACGAAGCGCCGGCGTACGCGCGCTACCTGCAGCGCAGCGGACGCGGCGATGCGCTGGCCGAGTTCGAGCGCATGCCGCCGGCGGAGCAGGCGCGGTTCGTCGGTCCCGCCACGGTCAGCGACGTTCGCTTCGCGCAGGCGCTGCGCAGCGGCGACGCGTTCGCCGATGCGGACGCGCAGCAGGCCTGGGCGCCGCTGCGCGCCCGCTACGACGCGCTGCTGGAGCGGGTGTTCACCCTGCGTCACCTGCAGCGCAGTTCCGAGTGGTCGCCGGCGCGGATGCTGTCCGCGGCGTTCCTGCATGGCGACGCGCTGCACCTGTTCGGCAACATGCTGTTCCTGGTGGTGCTCGGCACCTTGCTGGAAGGCGCGATCGGGCGCTGGCGGTTCCTGCTGGTGTACCTGCTCGGCGCGTTCGGTTCCAGCGCGGTCAGCCTGTGGTGGCGCTGGGGCGAGGCCGGCGGCGGGCTCGGCGCGTCCGGCGCCATCGCCGCGCTGATGGGCGCGTTCTGCGTGGTCTGGGGGCGGCGGCCGGTGCGCTTCTTCTATTGGTTCGCGGTGGTGTTCGACTACGTGCGCGGCCCGGCGATCGCGCTGTTGCCGCTGTGGCTGGGCTGGGAGCTGTACAACCTGCTGGCCAACGGCGATGCCGGGATCGGCTTCGACGCGCACGCCGGCGGCCTAGTCGTCGGCGCGCTGCTCGGCGCGGCGCTGGTGGCGACGCGGCAGACCCGCGAGGCGTTCATGCGCGACGAGGCCGTGGCCGCCGCGGACGACCGCTGGGAGCGCGCGCAGCGGCACCTGGGACGGCTGGAGAACCGCGAGGCCGCATTGCTGCTCGACGACCTGGCCGCCGAGCAGCCGCGCCGCTTCGACGTGGCGCAGGCGCGCTACCGGGTCGCGCGCAATGCCGGCGATGCGCGTGCCGCGCAGGCCCGCGCGATCGAAGTGCTGCGCCTGCCGGCGGCCACGGCGCAGGAGGCGCAGGCGCAGGTGGCCTTGCTCGGCGACTGCGCCGCCGGCGCCATCGCCGTGGACGCGGCGACGCGCGCGCTGTTGTTCGACCGCTGGCTGGCGCTGGGCCGGCTGCGCGATGCCGAAGCGCTGCTGGCGCAGGAGGCCGCGGCGGTGCCGCGCGCCGAACAGGCGCAGCATTGGTTCCGGCTCGCGCTGGGCCACGGCGAGCAACAGGCCGCCGCCGAATGGCGGCGCCTGCTGCTGGCGGTGATCGAGCGCTACCCGGACCTGCCGCAGGCGGACAAGGCGCGGTTCCTGCTCGCCAACGCCTGA
- a CDS encoding dienelactone hydrolase family protein — translation MGHWTTLDTAHGQVSAWHALPQGTPRGGLVLIQEIFGVTAYIREVADYYAAQGYEVLAPGLFDPVEKDAQLNYDQEGVQKGLELVGALGFDKALDIVQAAAQALAPAGKVGTVGYCWGGSVALLAALRLGLPSVSYYGGRNTQFLDETPKAPVLFHFGAQDSSIPPDSVQQHREKLPQMQTFVYPAGHGFDRHVDPNHYDADSSDSARQRSLAFLAEHLR, via the coding sequence ATGGGCCACTGGACTACCCTCGATACCGCGCACGGCCAGGTCTCGGCCTGGCATGCGCTGCCGCAAGGCACCCCGCGCGGCGGGCTGGTGCTCATCCAGGAGATCTTCGGCGTCACCGCCTACATCCGCGAGGTCGCCGACTACTACGCCGCGCAGGGCTACGAAGTGCTCGCCCCGGGCCTGTTCGATCCGGTGGAGAAGGACGCGCAGCTGAACTACGACCAGGAGGGCGTGCAGAAGGGCCTGGAGCTGGTCGGCGCGCTCGGCTTCGACAAGGCGCTGGACATCGTGCAGGCCGCGGCGCAGGCGCTGGCGCCGGCTGGCAAGGTCGGTACCGTCGGCTACTGCTGGGGCGGCAGCGTCGCGCTGCTGGCCGCGCTGCGGCTGGGCCTGCCCTCGGTGAGCTACTACGGCGGGCGCAACACCCAGTTCCTCGACGAGACGCCGAAGGCGCCGGTGCTGTTCCACTTCGGCGCGCAGGACAGCAGCATTCCGCCGGATTCGGTGCAGCAGCACCGCGAGAAGCTGCCGCAGATGCAGACCTTCGTGTATCCGGCCGGGCACGGTTTCGACCGCCATGTCGACCCCAACCACTACGACGCCGACAGCTCCGACAGCGCGCGCCAACGCAGCCTCGCCTTCCTCGCCGAACACCTGCGCTGA
- the greB gene encoding transcription elongation factor GreB has protein sequence MSRWRPPAEKSTALITAEGHARLKAELDELWRVRRPEVVKALAAAAAEGDRSENAEYTYRKKQLGEIDRRVRYLSKRLEALRVVDTAPSDPQAVFFGAVVELEDADSGELLRYRIVGPDETDAGRGWISIDSPLARALLKKRIDDEIEAQLPGGRHSFVVVSVDYAAR, from the coding sequence ATGAGCCGCTGGCGTCCTCCCGCCGAGAAGAGCACCGCCCTGATCACCGCCGAAGGCCATGCCCGGCTCAAGGCGGAGCTGGACGAGCTGTGGCGCGTGCGCCGACCGGAGGTGGTCAAGGCCTTGGCCGCGGCCGCGGCCGAAGGCGACCGCTCGGAGAACGCCGAGTACACCTACCGCAAGAAGCAGCTGGGCGAGATCGACCGCCGCGTGCGCTACCTGAGCAAGCGCCTGGAAGCGCTGCGGGTGGTGGACACCGCGCCGTCCGATCCGCAGGCGGTGTTCTTCGGCGCCGTGGTCGAACTGGAGGACGCCGACAGCGGCGAGCTGCTGCGCTACCGCATCGTCGGCCCGGACGAGACCGACGCCGGCCGCGGCTGGATCAGCATCGATTCGCCGCTGGCGCGGGCGCTGCTGAAGAAACGCATCGACGACGAGATCGAGGCGCAGCTGCCCGGCGGCCGCCACAGCTTCGTGGTGGTGTCGGTGGACTACGCGGCGCGCTGA
- the dcd gene encoding dCTP deaminase, with translation MSIKSDRWIRRMAEQHGMIEPYEPGQVKQANGERIVSYGTSSYGYDVRCSREFKVFTNINSTIVDPKRFDPKSFVDIESDECIIPPNSFALARTVEFFRIPRDTLVVCLGKSTYARCGIIVNVTPLEPEWEGHVTLEFSNTTPLPARIYANEGVAQMLFFQSDADDVCETSYKDRGGKYQGQTGVTLPRT, from the coding sequence ATGAGCATCAAGAGCGACCGCTGGATCCGCCGCATGGCCGAGCAGCACGGCATGATCGAGCCCTACGAGCCGGGCCAGGTGAAGCAGGCCAACGGCGAGCGCATCGTCAGCTACGGCACCTCCAGCTACGGCTACGACGTGCGCTGCTCGCGCGAGTTCAAGGTGTTCACCAACATCAACTCGACCATCGTCGATCCCAAGCGCTTCGATCCCAAGAGCTTCGTCGACATCGAGTCCGACGAGTGCATCATCCCGCCCAACAGCTTCGCGTTGGCGCGCACGGTGGAGTTCTTCCGCATCCCCCGCGACACCCTGGTGGTGTGCCTGGGCAAGAGCACCTACGCGCGCTGCGGCATCATCGTCAACGTGACCCCGCTGGAGCCGGAGTGGGAAGGCCACGTCACCCTGGAATTCAGCAACACCACGCCGCTGCCGGCGCGCATCTACGCCAACGAGGGCGTGGCGCAGATGCTGTTCTTCCAGTCCGACGCCGACGACGTCTGCGAGACCAGCTACAAGGACCGCGGCGGCAAGTACCAGGGCCAGACCGGCGTCACCCTGCCCAGAACCTAA
- the rimO gene encoding 30S ribosomal protein S12 methylthiotransferase RimO — protein MSLANPKVGFVSLGCPKALVDSERILTQLRVEGYAIVPSYDAADVVVVNTCGFIDSAVAESMEAIGEAMAENGKVIVTGCLGKRSEQIRAAYPDVLAVSGPQDYQSVMEAVHAALPPRHDPFVDLLPRGRHGVRDEDGIGVKLTPRHYAYLKISEGCNHRCSFCIIPSMRGDLDSRPVDEVLREAERLVKGGVRELLVVSQDTSAYGVDLKYAEREWRGRAYQTRMKALCEGLSELGVWTRLHYVYPYPHVDEVIPLMAEGRLLPYLDIPFQHASPRILRLMKRPGAVERTLERVQRWRALCPDITLRSTFIVGFPGETEAEFEQLLDFLDAAQLDRVGAFAYSPVEGASANALPDPVPEPVKQERLARFMARQAGISAARLEAKIGSVQQCLVDLLEDGIAVARSRADAPEIDGLVHIQNGAERGLQPGDLVDVEITDSDEHDLFGDALPAGAAPPRALDLRVL, from the coding sequence ATGTCCCTCGCCAACCCCAAAGTCGGCTTCGTCAGCCTTGGCTGTCCCAAGGCCTTGGTCGATTCCGAACGCATCCTCACCCAGCTGCGCGTGGAGGGCTATGCGATCGTGCCCAGCTACGACGCGGCCGACGTGGTGGTGGTCAATACCTGCGGCTTCATCGACTCGGCGGTGGCCGAATCGATGGAGGCGATCGGCGAGGCCATGGCCGAGAACGGCAAGGTCATCGTCACCGGTTGCCTGGGCAAGCGCTCCGAGCAGATCCGCGCGGCCTATCCGGACGTGCTGGCGGTGTCCGGGCCGCAGGACTACCAGAGCGTGATGGAGGCGGTGCATGCGGCGTTGCCGCCGCGCCACGACCCGTTCGTGGATCTGCTGCCGCGCGGGCGCCACGGCGTGCGCGACGAGGACGGCATCGGGGTCAAGCTGACCCCGCGCCACTACGCCTACCTGAAGATCTCCGAGGGCTGCAACCACCGCTGCAGCTTCTGCATCATTCCCTCGATGCGCGGCGACCTGGATTCGCGCCCGGTCGACGAGGTGCTGCGCGAGGCCGAACGCCTGGTCAAGGGCGGCGTGCGCGAGCTGCTGGTGGTGTCGCAGGACACCTCGGCCTACGGCGTGGACCTGAAGTACGCGGAGCGCGAATGGCGCGGCCGCGCCTACCAGACGCGGATGAAGGCGCTGTGCGAGGGCCTGTCGGAACTGGGCGTGTGGACGCGGCTGCACTACGTGTATCCGTACCCGCACGTGGACGAGGTGATCCCGCTGATGGCCGAGGGCCGGCTGCTGCCGTACCTGGACATTCCGTTCCAGCACGCCAGCCCGCGCATCCTGCGGCTGATGAAGCGGCCGGGCGCGGTCGAGCGGACCCTGGAGCGGGTGCAGCGCTGGCGCGCGCTGTGTCCGGACATCACCTTGCGTTCGACCTTCATCGTCGGTTTCCCCGGCGAGACCGAGGCCGAGTTCGAGCAGTTGCTGGACTTCCTCGACGCCGCCCAGCTCGACCGCGTCGGCGCCTTCGCCTATTCGCCGGTGGAGGGCGCCAGCGCCAACGCGCTGCCCGACCCGGTGCCGGAGCCGGTCAAGCAGGAGCGGCTGGCGCGCTTCATGGCCAGGCAGGCCGGCATCTCCGCGGCGCGCCTGGAAGCCAAGATCGGCAGCGTGCAGCAATGCCTGGTCGACCTGCTCGAGGACGGCATCGCGGTGGCGCGCTCGAGGGCCGATGCGCCGGAGATCGACGGCCTGGTGCACATCCAGAACGGCGCCGAGCGCGGCCTGCAGCCGGGCGACCTGGTGGATGTGGAGATCACCGACAGCGACGAGCACGACCTGTTCGGCGACGCGCTGCCGGCCGGTGCGGCGCCGCCGCGCGCGCTGGACCTGCGGGTGCTGTGA
- a CDS encoding NUDIX domain-containing protein, which yields MNPSATGNPRVRLGKVEVLSDNWYVLRKVTFDFQRGDGSWQTLSREAYDRGNGATILLYSRARQTVLLTRQFRLPTLLNGNPDGMLIEACAGLLDQHDAQTCIRRETEEETGYRIEHVRKVFEAFMSPGSVTERLYFFVGEYFDRDKVGAGGGIAAEGEEIEVLELALDTALAMIETGEIADGKTIMLLQHAKLKGLLA from the coding sequence TTGAACCCCTCCGCCACAGGCAATCCGCGGGTCCGTCTCGGCAAGGTCGAGGTGCTGTCCGACAACTGGTACGTGCTGCGCAAGGTCACCTTCGATTTCCAGCGCGGCGACGGCAGCTGGCAGACGCTGTCGCGCGAGGCCTACGACCGCGGCAACGGCGCCACCATCCTGCTCTACAGCCGCGCCAGGCAGACGGTGCTGCTGACCCGCCAGTTCCGCTTGCCGACGCTGCTCAACGGCAACCCCGACGGCATGCTCATCGAGGCCTGCGCCGGGCTGCTGGACCAGCACGATGCGCAGACCTGCATCCGCAGGGAGACCGAAGAGGAGACCGGCTACCGGATCGAGCACGTGCGCAAGGTGTTCGAGGCGTTCATGAGCCCGGGGTCGGTCACCGAGCGGCTGTATTTCTTCGTCGGCGAGTATTTCGATCGCGACAAGGTCGGCGCGGGCGGCGGCATCGCCGCCGAGGGCGAGGAGATCGAGGTGCTGGAGCTGGCGCTCGACACTGCGTTGGCGATGATCGAGACGGGCGAGATCGCCGACGGCAAGACGATCATGCTGTTGCAGCACGCAAAGCTGAAGGGGTTGCTGGCCTAG
- a CDS encoding LiaI-LiaF-like domain-containing protein: protein MKSNVIAAIVLIVIGLVFLANNLGWTNLSLGRLIATWWPAILVAVGVGMLFGRGK, encoded by the coding sequence ATGAAATCCAACGTGATCGCCGCCATCGTGCTGATCGTGATCGGCCTGGTGTTCCTGGCCAACAACCTGGGCTGGACCAATCTCAGCCTGGGCCGGCTGATCGCCACCTGGTGGCCGGCGATCCTGGTCGCGGTCGGCGTGGGCATGCTGTTCGGCCGCGGCAAGTAG
- the apbC gene encoding iron-sulfur cluster carrier protein ApbC, with protein sequence MTDRPRISVHAVQPNLAPLPRIRNVIAIGSGKGGVGKSTTAVNLALALQRQGARVGVLDADVYGPSVPAMLGLSGRPDSPDNKSIEPMRAFGIEAMSIGLLVDQDTPMIWRGPMATSALTQLFTDTLWDDLDYLLIDLPPGTGDIQLTLAQKIPVAGAVIVTTPQDIATLDAKKALKMFEKVEVPVLGIVENMAVHTCSQCGHVEHLFGEGGGQRMAQQYGVPLLGSLPLAIAIREQGDAGTPIVAAAPESAAAQAYLATAQRLTEELRKRPRASIPIAASLR encoded by the coding sequence ATGACCGACCGCCCCCGCATCTCCGTCCACGCCGTCCAGCCCAACCTCGCGCCGCTGCCGCGGATCCGCAACGTCATCGCCATCGGTTCCGGCAAGGGCGGGGTAGGCAAGTCCACCACCGCGGTGAACCTGGCGCTGGCGCTGCAGCGCCAGGGCGCGCGGGTCGGGGTGCTGGATGCCGATGTCTATGGTCCCAGCGTGCCGGCCATGCTCGGCCTGAGCGGGCGCCCGGACAGCCCCGACAACAAGTCGATCGAGCCGATGCGCGCGTTCGGCATCGAGGCGATGTCGATCGGGCTGCTGGTGGACCAGGACACGCCGATGATCTGGCGCGGGCCGATGGCGACCTCGGCGCTGACCCAGTTGTTCACCGATACGCTGTGGGACGACCTGGACTACCTGCTGATCGACCTGCCGCCGGGCACCGGCGACATCCAGTTGACCCTGGCGCAGAAGATCCCGGTCGCCGGCGCGGTGATCGTGACCACCCCGCAGGACATCGCCACGCTGGATGCGAAGAAGGCGCTGAAGATGTTCGAGAAGGTCGAGGTGCCGGTGCTGGGCATCGTCGAGAACATGGCGGTGCACACCTGCAGCCAGTGCGGGCATGTCGAGCACCTGTTCGGCGAGGGCGGCGGCCAGCGCATGGCGCAGCAGTACGGCGTGCCGCTGCTGGGGTCGCTGCCGCTGGCGATCGCGATCCGCGAGCAGGGCGACGCCGGCACCCCGATCGTGGCCGCGGCCCCGGAGTCGGCCGCCGCGCAGGCCTATCTGGCGACCGCGCAGCGCCTGACCGAGGAGCTGCGCAAGCGGCCGCGGGCGTCGATCCCGATCGCCGCCTCGCTGCGCTGA
- a CDS encoding RDD family protein, producing MNDPNPYQAPEAPLPSAPPALDGAPVLAGRGERLGAALIDGVISLVTFLPLAAVTGYFGRVMDAARGGEQIPFLVMAGYVALAFVVFVVVQAYPLAKTGQTWGKKLLWIRIVDLHGAQPPLWRLLLLRYLPSQVLSLVPVVGNFYALIDALFIFRQDKRCLHDLIAGTQVVNVRR from the coding sequence ATGAACGATCCCAATCCCTACCAGGCGCCCGAAGCGCCGCTGCCGTCGGCGCCGCCCGCGCTGGACGGTGCGCCGGTGCTGGCCGGCCGCGGCGAGCGCCTCGGCGCGGCGCTGATCGACGGCGTGATCTCGCTGGTGACCTTCCTGCCGCTGGCCGCGGTCACCGGCTATTTCGGCCGGGTCATGGACGCCGCGCGCGGCGGCGAGCAGATACCGTTCCTGGTGATGGCCGGCTATGTGGCGCTGGCGTTCGTCGTGTTCGTGGTGGTGCAGGCCTACCCGCTGGCCAAGACCGGGCAGACCTGGGGCAAGAAGCTGCTGTGGATCCGTATCGTCGACCTGCACGGCGCGCAGCCGCCGCTGTGGCGGCTGCTGCTGTTGCGCTACCTGCCGAGCCAGGTGCTGTCGCTGGTGCCGGTGGTGGGCAACTTCTACGCGCTGATCGATGCGCTGTTCATCTTCCGCCAGGACAAGCGCTGCCTGCACGACCTGATCGCCGGTACCCAGGTGGTCAACGTCCGCCGTTGA